GTCGCGAATGCGGCCATTGTCAACCAACGCGACAACTACGCTGGTCGCAACGACACGAAACTTCTTGGCGAGTGCTTCGTTTTCCTGAAAATCTACAACGCTCCAGCGAATGGATCCGTTCGCCAACGGCTCCGCATACGATGTGTCCAATAACCCTTTGGTAAGCGCTTCAATTGCGTTGCAACTGACACAGCGAAAGGTAGCGTGTAGGTAATAGACCGCCACGTAGGTTCCTGCGGCAGGCGCACCATTATCAATCCCATCAGAAGCCGAATGCTTGCCAAACAAAAAGCCGATACTCACCAACGTGAATATCAGCAGAGCGGTGGTGAGTATTTTTTGTAGCTTTACCGCGTTAAAAATCATTACAGAGTACCTACTCCCTTAACCTGACGTTCGTCTCAAAAAAATTTATTTACGCTAAACCATTCACGCTTAATGCCTATATCCGGATTTACGAATATAGTCAATAAAAAAACAATTGACACCATTTTAAATATGGCGCATGAGGCATAGACATGCGGCGGGATACTCCGTTCTCGCCAACACTTTGATCACGTTTTGAAAGGGTGGTGTAACCATGTGGCAAGCATTGGTTGACCGTATAATGTATGAGTGGCTGGCACTTTCACCAGAAAGCCAGCTCAATCAAGCGGCCAATTTTTTCATTTACGATGTGATAAAAATTTGGTTTCTGCTCATTTCGATTATTTTTGTGGTGACGTTTGCTCGGAGCTACGTTGATGCCAATCGCGTGCGAACCTGGCTGCAGGGAAAATCAGAGTTTGTCGGCAATATTTTAGCGGCGTGTTTCGGGATTATTACCCCGTTTTGCAGTTGTTCGGCTATCCCGCTCTTTCTTGGGTTTTTGCAGGCACGGATTCCGCTGGGGGTAACCTTTTCGTTTCTTATCAGCGCACCGCTCAATAACGAAGTGGCGATTGCCCTCCTCTTGGGGTTATTCGGCTGGAAAGTTGCGGGGCTCTACGTGGCGCTTGGCCTCACGGTCGCTATTTTAGGTGGCTTTGTGATTGGTCGCCTCAAGATGGAACGCTATGTCATCATCAATGTTGAACCCATGGAAGGCGAGCTTGATCCAGGCGAAATAGAAAAGCGGCCACTCGGTGAGCGTGCTAGTGAAGCGTGGCAGGGAACCGTTGAAATTTTCCGCAAAGTGTACCTGTACGTCATGCTCGGCGTCGGGGTTGGTGCCTTTATTCACGGCTACATTCCGGCAGATTTAATTGCTAACTGGGCAGGGCCCGGCAACCCTTTCGCCGTACCCATTGCTGTTCTGCTCGGTGTACCGATGTATTCCAATGCGGCTGGCGTTCTCCCCCTGATTTCGGTATTGACCGCCAAAGGGATGCAAATAGGCTCGGCGTTGGCATTTATGATGGCCGTCACGGCACTTTCGCTCCCTGAAGCGATAATTTTAAAACAAATCCTACATGCGCGCCTGATCGCTCTCTTTTTCGGAATCGTCAGCATCGGGATCGTTGTTGTAGGGTATGTCTTCAATTTCTTTCTTTCGTGAGGTGAATGATGAAACCAGAGAAGTGGCTTTTTGTTTGTATCCATAATAGCGCCCGTTCGCAGATGGCCGAAGCGTTTATGAATCAACTCTCCGGCGGACAGATTGTGGCGGAAAGTGCTGGTATCGAGCCGGGCAAGCTGAACCCGATTGTGGTCAAAGTCATGGCCGAAATCGGCATTGATATTAGCGGCAATGGCACGAAAAGCGTGTTTGAACTGCTCAACCGTGGCAAGCAGTACGATGTTGTTGTCACCGTGTGCGACGAAGCCTCCGCCGAACGGTGCCCAGCGTTCCCCGGCCTGAAGGTCAAGCGACTTCACTGGGGTTTTCCAGATCCGTCTGCTATCAAAGAGGGCAGCGAAAGCGAGCGTTTACAGAAAATTGGAATTATTCGTGACGATATTCGTCGCACAATCGTTGACTATCTTGCTCAGGAGGCACAATGAAACTCGAAGTATACGGCACGGGATGCGCGAAATGCGAACGGTTGATGGAAGCGGTCGATCGCGCCGCCAAGGAACTGAATCTGGATTTCACCCTCGAAAAAGTGAGCGACATTCAGCAGATCGTCAAAAAAGGGATTATGGGCACCCCAGCTTTTGCCATTGATGGCACGGTCAAAACGACGGGCAAAATCCCCAGTCACGATGAATTACTGAGATTACTGACAGCTCAATAACGCATTTTGTTTTGCGGGCATCTCCACAGCTGGGGTTGCCCGCAGTAACACACTACTTACGGCTTCCGTGGACAGCATTCCTGATAGTGGCGTAAAAATTGTTGCATCTGCTCCAGCGCCGCGCCATCGCTGAAAGCATACACGGTACGATTCCCTTCACGCCGCCGCTCCAATATCCCCCCTTCGCACAACGCTTTTAAATGTTTTGAAACCGTTGGCTGATGCAAGTCGATATGCGCCTCTACATCGCTGACACAGCAACCACCCTGTGCATCGCGGCAGCAATGGGTGGCGAGTTGCTGTAAAATCTCTAAACGCATGGGGTTCGAAAGGAGCGCAAAGAGTCGGGAAAAATGTTTGGCGTCAAAATTTTGCATCAGCAACACCGCTTCGACTGCGGCCCACCGCAACAGCCGCTCCCTTTGGGCACGGTTTTCAGAATATCTTCGCGCAAAACAGCAACGAGGCAGCCGGTCCCTTTTTCCAGCGTAATCGCGCCAAACACACAGTTATTCTGGCAAGC
This genomic interval from Chrysiogenes arsenatis DSM 11915 contains the following:
- a CDS encoding nitrophenyl compound nitroreductase subunit ArsF family protein translates to MIFNAVKLQKILTTALLIFTLVSIGFLFGKHSASDGIDNGAPAAGTYVAVYYLHATFRCVSCNAIEALTKGLLDTSYAEPLANGSIRWSVVDFQENEALAKKFRVVATSVVVALVDNGRIRDFERLDKIWTFAEKPEELTAYIQAAIDRHVAQLPAGAL
- a CDS encoding permease, which gives rise to MWQALVDRIMYEWLALSPESQLNQAANFFIYDVIKIWFLLISIIFVVTFARSYVDANRVRTWLQGKSEFVGNILAACFGIITPFCSCSAIPLFLGFLQARIPLGVTFSFLISAPLNNEVAIALLLGLFGWKVAGLYVALGLTVAILGGFVIGRLKMERYVIINVEPMEGELDPGEIEKRPLGERASEAWQGTVEIFRKVYLYVMLGVGVGAFIHGYIPADLIANWAGPGNPFAVPIAVLLGVPMYSNAAGVLPLISVLTAKGMQIGSALAFMMAVTALSLPEAIILKQILHARLIALFFGIVSIGIVVVGYVFNFFLS
- a CDS encoding arsenate reductase ArsC, which encodes MKPEKWLFVCIHNSARSQMAEAFMNQLSGGQIVAESAGIEPGKLNPIVVKVMAEIGIDISGNGTKSVFELLNRGKQYDVVVTVCDEASAERCPAFPGLKVKRLHWGFPDPSAIKEGSESERLQKIGIIRDDIRRTIVDYLAQEAQ
- a CDS encoding thioredoxin family protein produces the protein MKLEVYGTGCAKCERLMEAVDRAAKELNLDFTLEKVSDIQQIVKKGIMGTPAFAIDGTVKTTGKIPSHDELLRLLTAQ
- a CDS encoding ArsR/SmtB family transcription factor translates to MRWAAVEAVLLMQNFDAKHFSRLFALLSNPMRLEILQQLATHCCRDAQGGCCVSDVEAHIDLHQPTVSKHLKALCEGGILERRREGNRTVYAFSDGAALEQMQQFLRHYQECCPRKP
- a CDS encoding 4Fe-4S binding protein, translating into MIAFDHSKCVGCGVCQRVCPRGVIFFVDAKAQVTDFESCLECGACQNNCVFGAITLEKGTGCLVAVLREDILKTVPKGSGCCGGPQSKRCC